A single region of the Actinomycetota bacterium genome encodes:
- a CDS encoding histidine phosphatase family protein: MPGPHAPDRRLHRRHARSDDRLRRDGDAVRGRGVGGRAGGLAAVRETHILIVRHPETEANVNGRLVGRGASPYTDEGRDQLRRIPHAVREFGPDEVWTSPLERAYVLGAAAAEHSDCPLKVDDRLVEIDFGLAEGLTFEEIAAQGMRVEYRNADAPVAPEGESRGDVERRAGEVVETLAERSGRFAVVTHGGVFRAMMVRALGLCSPDIWAFHVRNGQLA; the protein is encoded by the coding sequence GTGCCGGGGCCTCACGCGCCCGATCGGAGGCTACACCGGCGACACGCTCGGAGCGACGATCGTCTACGTCGAGACGGCGACGCTGTTCGTGGCCGCGGCGTGGGCGGTCGCGCAGGGGGGCTGGCCGCTGTGAGGGAGACCCACATCCTCATCGTCCGTCATCCCGAGACCGAGGCGAACGTGAACGGCCGGCTCGTAGGCCGCGGCGCTTCGCCGTATACCGACGAGGGCCGCGACCAGCTCCGCCGCATCCCGCATGCGGTCCGTGAGTTCGGCCCCGACGAGGTGTGGACGAGCCCGCTCGAGCGCGCGTACGTACTCGGCGCCGCCGCTGCGGAGCACAGCGACTGTCCGCTGAAGGTCGATGACCGCTTGGTCGAGATCGACTTCGGACTGGCCGAGGGGCTCACGTTCGAGGAGATCGCCGCTCAGGGCATGCGGGTGGAGTATCGCAACGCCGACGCGCCGGTCGCGCCGGAAGGGGAGTCGCGCGGCGACGTGGAGCGGCGGGCGGGAGAGGTTGTCGAAACGCTGGCGGAGCGTTCGGGGCGCTTCGCCGTCGTGACGCACGGCGGCGTCTTCCGCGCGATGATGGTGCGCGCCCTCGGGCTGTGCTCGCCGGACATCTGGGCGTTCCACGTCCGGAACGGGCAACTCGCC